In the genome of Pontibacter actiniarum, the window GCCAATGCTGCTCATGTAGGACTCGTTCTGGTTGGAGAAGTGCTCGGCAAACTCCTGCCCTGAGTTACGCCCGTGCGACACGTAGGTGTTGTACACCAGCTCTTTCTTCTCGACATCCACCACCCAAAGCCGTTTTTCGTTGGAAGACTTGGTAAAATCGATGATCGTGATGTAGGGCTTGTCTGACACCTCTTTGTTATGGCGCATGTTGTAGTACCCCGTCAGGGCCTTGTCGAACACCTCGAAGCGGAGGCCGGACTCCTTTAGCCGCATGTTGCTGTACAGGTTGTAAGACAGCTGGTTGAAACGCATCAGCTTATAGTTGGTAACCCTTTTCTTCAGCTCTTTTGGATTTGTAGTGGGTGTACCGGAGCCGGTGCTAACCGGTGTCACCATAGGCGACAGAACCAGCGGCGCGAATAAAGGCAGCAGGTTACGGTTTAGCTTACGGCGCATGCTTCTCCATCTTGGTTTTCTCATCACTCACAAAATTGGTACGCTATGGTTTTACGTATCGCTGCGGCAACGGTTAACAACCCATAATTATACTTTTGCCAGATAAAGCCACGGCACCCCATGCTATTACGACAGGCACTATTTTTGCCAACACAACTGTTATACAAGCTGTAACACACCGATATACTACCACATGAGAGCAAATAACAGGCAGTCCATCAACGCCATTTTTTATACTTTGATAATTCTGTTACTGGCCAGCTGCAGCCAGCAACAAACGTTGCGCGGCGTGTTTAAAAGCCAGACGCCGCATGAGAAGTATG includes:
- a CDS encoding murein L,D-transpeptidase catalytic domain family protein; the encoded protein is MRKPRWRSMRRKLNRNLLPLFAPLVLSPMVTPVSTGSGTPTTNPKELKKRVTNYKLMRFNQLSYNLYSNMRLKESGLRFEVFDKALTGYYNMRHNKEVSDKPYITIIDFTKSSNEKRLWVVDVEKKELVYNTYVSHGRNSGQEFAEHFSNQNESYMSSIGFYVTENTYYGKHGLSLKLDGLDKGFNTNAKDRCIVMHGAEYATEEFIEQAGRLGRSLGCPAIPMEEHEDIIKAVQGGTAMYVHASSDKYTSQYLDHETAMAELVNENKKDVPLPPDVIADANANAT